The Rhododendron vialii isolate Sample 1 chromosome 5a, ASM3025357v1 genome contains a region encoding:
- the LOC131327255 gene encoding auxin efflux carrier component 5 translates to MIGWEDVYNVVVAVTPLYVALMLGYASVKWWKIFAREQCDAINQLVCYFTLPLFAFEFVAHVDPFQMNYMFIAGDAISKVIIVAVLALWAKCGSKGSYCWSITSFSLTTLTNSLVVGVPLIKAMYGQLGVDLVVQASVIQAIIWLTVLLFVLEIRRSQTDYSTDHETVVGDSRVLSIELGKDLDGNSIDGNAVAVSDTRRPAFWCLMKIVWLKLAMNPNSYACIVGLTWAFLSKRWHLEMPPIIEGSVQIISKAGTGTAMFSMGMFMASQEKLIACGMSLTAFGMVLKFIAGPAAMAIGAIAVGLHGNVLRVAIIQAALPQSITSFIYAKEYGLHADVLSTAVIFGMMVSLPVLIAYFAILEFLH, encoded by the exons ATGATAGGGTGGGAAGATGTGTACAATGTGGTGGTGGCCGTGACACCACTCTACGTCGCGCTGATGCTGGGGTACGCGTCGGTCAAGTGGTGGAAGATATTTGCGCGCGAACAGTGCGACGCGATAAACCAGCTGGTTTGCTACTTCACCCTCCCTCTCTTCGCCTTTGAGTTCGTGGCCCATGTGGATCCGTTCCAGATGAACTACATGTTTATCGCGGGGGATGCGATCTCCAAAGTGATTATAGTGGCTGTGCTTGCTTTGTGGGCCAAGTGCGGCAGCAAAGGGAGCTATTGCTGGTCCATAACAAGCTTCTCCTTGACTACTTTAACCAATTCTTTGGTTGTGGGGGTTCCTCTTATTAAGGCCATGTACGGCCAGCTGGGCGTCGACCTTGTCGTCCAGGCATCAGTGATCCAGGCAATCATCTGGTTGACGGTTCTACTGTTTGTTCTGGAGATCAGACGGAGTCAGACCGACTACTCAACGGATCATGAAACTGTTGTGGGAGATTCGCGCGTCCTGTCCATTGAACTCGGAAAAGATTTGGACGGGAATAGTATTGATGGTAATGCGGTAGCAGTGAGCGATACAAGGCGGCCAGCATTCTGGTGTTTGATGAAGATCGTTTGGCTTAAACTTGCTATGAATCCTAACTCTTATGCTTGCATTGTTGGACTCACTTGGGCTTTCTTGTCCAAAAG GTGGCATCTTGAAATGCCTCCTATCATAGAAGGATCTGTGCAGATCATCTCTAAAGCTGGAACTGGAACTGCCATGTTTAGCATGG GAATGTTTATGGCGTCGCAGGAGAAATTGATAGCGTGCGGGATGAGTTTAACAGCATTTGGGATGGTGTTGAAGTTCATAGCTGGACCAGCAGCCATGGCCATCGGTGCTATTGCCGTAGGTCTGCACGGCAACGTTCTACGTGTTGCTATCATCCAG GCAGCCCTACCACAATCCATTACCTCTTTCATATACGCCAAAGAATATGGATTGCACGCTGATGTGCTTAGCACCGC GGTAATATTTGGCATGATGGTCTCTCTTCCAGTGTTGATAGCATATTTTGCAATTTTAGAGTTTCTACATTGA